One genomic region from Xylocopa sonorina isolate GNS202 chromosome 8, iyXylSono1_principal, whole genome shotgun sequence encodes:
- the Rnh1 gene encoding ribonuclease H1, whose product MTFVSCVAKGRKPGIYKTWNECKLQVNQFSGPVFKKFNSQHEAEEFIKQNTGQGTNKKQTIATFGKRSHPQIEKPSEVENKKPAAKKLKQDNSEECKKTIYIESKKVNGEFSVDNRGYVNVYTDGACSSNGGKNPRAGIGVWFGDNNPLNVSEPVIGRATNNMAEIQAVTVAARQAQEAGIKNLKVNTDSKFLISCANDWMPKWKANGWKTASNKPVINKTELLEMEQALKPLNVDWNHVNGHVGIYGNEMADQLARKGCSRY is encoded by the exons ATGACCTTTGTGTCATGTG TTGCCAAAGGTCGAAAGCCTGGGATTTACAAGACATG GAACGAATGCAAACTGCAAGTAAACCAGTTCTCTGGTCCTGTTTTTAAAAAGTTCAATTCACAACACGAGGCAGAAGAATTCATCAAACAAAATACGGGTCAAGGAACTAATAAGAAGCAAACAATAGCAACATTTGGTAAAAG ATCACATCCACAAATAGAGAAACCATCAGAAGTGGAAAACAAAAAACCAGCAGCAAAGAAATTGAAACAGGAtaattctgaagaatgtaaaaaaACAATTTACATTGAAAGTAAG AAAGTAAATGGAGAGTTTTCCGTTGACAACCGCGGCTACGTCAATGTATATACAGACGGTGCTTGTAGTTCAAACGGTGGCAAAAATCCGCGAGCAGGCATTGGCGTTTGGTTCGGTGATAATAATCCTTT AAATGTGTCTGAACCAGTTATTGGTCGGGCAACCAATAATATGGCAGAAATTCAGGCAGTAACTGTAGCAGCCAGACAAGCACAAGAAGCAGGCATTAAAAATTTGAAGGTCAATACAGACTCAAAGTTTCTCATTTCTTGTGCAAACGATTGGATGCCAAAGTGGAAAGCCAATGGATGGAAAACAGCGAGTAACAAACCAGTTATAAATAAGACTGAGCTGTTAGAAATGGAACAAGCTCTCAAGCCTTTAAATGTTGATTGG AATCATGTCAATGGCCATGTCGGAATATATGGAAATGAAATGGCTGACCAATTGGCAAGGAAAGGCTGTTCAAGATATTAA
- the Ip3k1 gene encoding inositol-trisphosphate 3-kinase-like protein isoform X2, protein MSGFCKLTPTRFLWLQTSSKEQTRLNHNSNHKEHRRQKDASSSSSSTYSAFRQWRRGTSMGSSRSNSVGSTPTGAPAKLPNDPATMQKMEQFPLVLSDITMPEEDLSLKFLALNALDLTAPASDVLLKNRLKSWFQLSGHPDGFAPAGPGTVWKRKTGGAENTERIVYEALSKDKELRDCIPRYYREVEYKGDTFIELQDLLFGFNEPHVMDIKMGTRTFLESEVSKTTARSDLYQKMISVDPNAPTAQEHEQRAVTKLRYMQFREQQSSTCSHGFRIEAMKLPGAPPITDMKKVKSHQEVLDTMKLFLGTREATREKLLARLKYLRSKFEASEYLKTHEIIGSSIFIIYDNDKVGVWLIDFGKTRELPNGHRVTHRKPWEQGNHEEGFLFGLDNLISTIEEVELSKP, encoded by the exons ATTCCTTTGGTTACAGACCTCGAGCAAGGAGCAAACTCGGCTGAACCATAATTCGAATCACAAGGAGCACCGGAGGCAAAAAGATGCTTCGTCGTCGAGCAGCAGCACCTACAGCGCCTTCCGTCAATGGCGAAGGGGCACCTCTATGGGCTCGAGCCGGTCCAACAGTGTCGGTTCTACACCGACCGGAGCCCCTGCCAAGCTGCCTAATGATCCAGCTACGATGCAGAAGATGGAACAGTTCCCTTTGGTCCTCTCCGACATCACTATGCCGGAAGAGGATCTTTCCTTGAAATTTCTAGCGCTG AACGCCTTGGATTTAACAGCGCCAGCCAGTGACGTCTTATTGAAGAATAGATTAAAGTCTTGGTTTCAATTATCTGGGCATCCAGATGGTTTTGCTCCTGCTGGTCCTGGAACGGTTTGGAAGAGAAAGACGGGAGGTGCGGAAAATACAGAGAGAATCGTTTACGAAGCGCTTAGCAAAGACAAAGAATTACGAGATTGCATACCAAG ATATTATCGCGAAGTGGAGTACAAAGGTGACACGTTCATCGAGCTACAGGATTTACTGTTCGGTTTCAACGAGCCTCATGTGATGGACATCAAGATGGGCACGCGAACGTTCCTCGAGTCTGAAGTGTCGAAGACCACTGCGAGATCGGATTTATACCAAAAGATGATCAGTGTCGATCCAAACGCACCTACAGCGCAGGAGCACGAGCAACGAGCCGTGACTAAATTGCGTTACATGCAGTTCCGCGAGCAACAGAGCTCGACCTGTAGTCACGGGTTCAGAATCGAGGCTATGAAATTACCTGGTGCACCGCCGATCACCGACATGAAGAAAGTCAAATCGCATCAGGAGGTGCTCGACACTATGAAACTGTTCCTTGGAACGCGCGAGGCCACTCGTGAGAAACTGCTAGCACGGCTAAAGTATCTTCGTTCGAAGTTCGAGGCATCTGAATATTTAAAGACTCACGAG ATAATTGGTAGCAGCATCTTCATAATCTACGATAACGATAAGGTTGGCGTTTGGTTGATCGATTTCGGGAAAACGCGAGAATTACCAAATGGACATAGGGTAACGCATAGGAAACCGTGGGAACAGGGCAACCACGAAGAAGGTTTCCTCTTTGGCCTcgacaatctcatttctacgatagaAGAAGTGGAACTTTCAAAGCCGTAG
- the Ip3k1 gene encoding inositol-trisphosphate 3-kinase-like protein isoform X1, giving the protein MSSSVCHAPLPARMEAFTTRLCLRAVDQYERLLQAHSNKTSSKEQTRLNHNSNHKEHRRQKDASSSSSSTYSAFRQWRRGTSMGSSRSNSVGSTPTGAPAKLPNDPATMQKMEQFPLVLSDITMPEEDLSLKFLALNALDLTAPASDVLLKNRLKSWFQLSGHPDGFAPAGPGTVWKRKTGGAENTERIVYEALSKDKELRDCIPRYYREVEYKGDTFIELQDLLFGFNEPHVMDIKMGTRTFLESEVSKTTARSDLYQKMISVDPNAPTAQEHEQRAVTKLRYMQFREQQSSTCSHGFRIEAMKLPGAPPITDMKKVKSHQEVLDTMKLFLGTREATREKLLARLKYLRSKFEASEYLKTHEIIGSSIFIIYDNDKVGVWLIDFGKTRELPNGHRVTHRKPWEQGNHEEGFLFGLDNLISTIEEVELSKP; this is encoded by the exons ACCTCGAGCAAGGAGCAAACTCGGCTGAACCATAATTCGAATCACAAGGAGCACCGGAGGCAAAAAGATGCTTCGTCGTCGAGCAGCAGCACCTACAGCGCCTTCCGTCAATGGCGAAGGGGCACCTCTATGGGCTCGAGCCGGTCCAACAGTGTCGGTTCTACACCGACCGGAGCCCCTGCCAAGCTGCCTAATGATCCAGCTACGATGCAGAAGATGGAACAGTTCCCTTTGGTCCTCTCCGACATCACTATGCCGGAAGAGGATCTTTCCTTGAAATTTCTAGCGCTG AACGCCTTGGATTTAACAGCGCCAGCCAGTGACGTCTTATTGAAGAATAGATTAAAGTCTTGGTTTCAATTATCTGGGCATCCAGATGGTTTTGCTCCTGCTGGTCCTGGAACGGTTTGGAAGAGAAAGACGGGAGGTGCGGAAAATACAGAGAGAATCGTTTACGAAGCGCTTAGCAAAGACAAAGAATTACGAGATTGCATACCAAG ATATTATCGCGAAGTGGAGTACAAAGGTGACACGTTCATCGAGCTACAGGATTTACTGTTCGGTTTCAACGAGCCTCATGTGATGGACATCAAGATGGGCACGCGAACGTTCCTCGAGTCTGAAGTGTCGAAGACCACTGCGAGATCGGATTTATACCAAAAGATGATCAGTGTCGATCCAAACGCACCTACAGCGCAGGAGCACGAGCAACGAGCCGTGACTAAATTGCGTTACATGCAGTTCCGCGAGCAACAGAGCTCGACCTGTAGTCACGGGTTCAGAATCGAGGCTATGAAATTACCTGGTGCACCGCCGATCACCGACATGAAGAAAGTCAAATCGCATCAGGAGGTGCTCGACACTATGAAACTGTTCCTTGGAACGCGCGAGGCCACTCGTGAGAAACTGCTAGCACGGCTAAAGTATCTTCGTTCGAAGTTCGAGGCATCTGAATATTTAAAGACTCACGAG ATAATTGGTAGCAGCATCTTCATAATCTACGATAACGATAAGGTTGGCGTTTGGTTGATCGATTTCGGGAAAACGCGAGAATTACCAAATGGACATAGGGTAACGCATAGGAAACCGTGGGAACAGGGCAACCACGAAGAAGGTTTCCTCTTTGGCCTcgacaatctcatttctacgatagaAGAAGTGGAACTTTCAAAGCCGTAG
- the LOC143425849 gene encoding uncharacterized protein LOC143425849, translating to MDRMTFPQAHQVELIALAELAGISAVPGVYRIILELLALQISPEDIYILLKQICPRTTDKKAVDMEEALDLFSTS from the exons ATGGACAGAATGACGTTCCCACAAGCTCATCAAGTCGAACTGATAGCGTTGGCCGAATTGGCAGGAATCTCAGCAGTACCAGGCGTTTATCG TATCATATTGGAACTTCTGGCGCTTCAGATATCACCAGAAGACATATATATCCTTCTAAAGCAAATATGTCCACGGACTACAGATAAGAAGGCAGTCGACATGGAGGAAGCACTCGATTTATTTAGCACAAGTTAA
- the Rad17 gene encoding rad17 checkpoint clamp loader component, translated as MTMSKKNSSWLMPSFEFESFEKTPQIKRTISQTLETSSSSSSSICDIIPKKRDVTNLSVLFQACEPKNSSELVVSRQKRQEILDWLKYKVKRGKPAALILSGPSGCGKTAAIKVLAKENAFQVTEWITPIDQVMDENNRIMRQGDRFEEFLIRATRYSSVLTNYSSRILIVKEFPYVFLQEKESFFSLLERYYEIGREPIVFICTEPGSSRLLPTLFPSDVRDKFGIVSINVNSVTQAAMKTALKRIASILNSTGGRLLHVTQHKVDEILSNSVGDIRNAILNLIFISLKVPKEQENDCSTREESLGLLHGVGRVINPKRIQIENSWKFAHDPDEIAAFFQSQATTFVNFLQENYLNTIRGIEEANACADILSLADVLNAEWRDTNLNKVTLSFCIRGLMVANDKPVSGWNPVRKPQSDRTNVRRCLATSEVRWYESIIKPKSESMIQLPDVDIEDVIE; from the exons ATGACAATGTCAAAG AAAAACAGTAGCTGGTTAATGCCATCTTTCGAGTTCGAATCCTTTGAGAAAACACCACAAATTAAACGTACCATTTCACAAACGTTAGAAACCAGCAGTTCCTCATCTTCAAGCATCTGCGATATAATTCCTAAGAAGAGGGATGTCACTAACCTTTCTGTGTTATTCCAAGCATGCGAACCAAAAAATTCATCAGAATTAGTGGTCAGCAGACAGAAACGACAAGAGATATTAGATTGGTTGAAGTACAAAGTAAAAAGAGGCAAACCAGCTGCATTGATTTTATCTGGCCCATCGGGCTGTGGGAAAACAGCAGCAATAAAAGTTCTTGCCAAAGAAAATGCCTTCCAAGTTACAGAATGGATCACTCCCATCGATCAAGTTATGGATGAGAACA ATAGGATAATGAGACAAGGGGATAGATTCGAAGAATTTCTAATTAGAGCCACTAGATATAGTTCAGTTTTGACCAACTATTCTAGTCGCATACTTATTGTGAAAGAATTTCCATACGTCTTCCTTCAAGAAAAAGAAAGTTTCTTTTCCCTTTTAGA GAGATACTATGAAATCGGAAGAGAACCTATAGTTTTCATATGCACAGAGCCAGGAAGTTCAAGATTACTCCCAACATTATTTCCATCCGACGTAAGAGATAAATTTGGCATTGTTTCAATTAA CGTAAATTCTGTTACGCAAGCCGCAATGAAAACTGCTCTGAAGCGAATAGCCAGTATTTTAAATTCAACCGGCGGACGCTTGCTACACGTTACGCAACATAAAGTCGATGAAATATTATCAAATAGCGTAGGTGATATTAGAAACgctatattaaatcttatcttcATTTCATTAAAGG TACCCAAGGAACAAGAAAATGACTGTAGCACTCGAGAAGAGAGTTTAGGTCTTCTCCACGGTGTTGGCCGAGTAATTAATCCAAAGA gaaTTCAAATCGAAAACAGTTGGAAGTTCGCACATGATCCTGATGAAATAGCAGCTTTTTTCCAGTCGCAGGCAACAACGTTTGTGAATTTTCTTCAAGAAAATTATTTGAATACCATTAGAGGAATAGAAGAAGCGAATGCTTGCGCGGATATTTTAAGTTTAGCTGATGTTTTGAATGCCGAGTGGCGA GATACTAATTTAAATAAAGTTACCTTGTCTTTCTGTATCCGAGGCCTGATGGTAGCTAACGATAAGCCGGTTTCTGGATGGAATCCTGTAAGGAAACCACAAAGTGATCGGACTAATGT ACGAAGATGCTTGGCAACTTCAGAAGTTCGATGGTACGAGTCTATAATAAAACCAAAATCGGAAAGTATGATACAATTGCCCGATGTTGATATTGAAGACGTTATCGAATAA